The Juglans regia cultivar Chandler chromosome 6, Walnut 2.0, whole genome shotgun sequence genome contains the following window.
TCAGCTGAAAGCTATTGTTCTGGATAAATACATCTACCCATTTTCTTATTCCATGCATACTTTGTTTTACCAAAAAACTCACCAAGGCGTGGGCATGAGGACACAGGAATACCATCTTCAGGAACCTGATGTGTTCTTTTCGGTATCCAAACATCTCTCCATGTGTTAACCCGGTACAGCCTGCCATTGCTTTCTGTGCAAAAGCAGTAGGTTACATGACGGAGGATTATTTTCCAATTACATATACATTATATTGGGATATTTAGGGTTTTAACATCCGTATGACAATATACATCAGGGAGGTTGCGTGTAGAAATTATGATGTGACTTGTTCAAATAAATCCAATGTTACGTCCCAAGGAGATAAAGATGACCAAATCTACCTACAGATGAACTGTAATATCCTTGGAAGAAAATTTGGATGCAATATCTGCAAGTTGCAATTTCGGAAGCAGAACTTGCAATGCAAGAATGTAGCTGCTTTCAAGCTGTAAGTCCAGTGAATACTACCTCTCTCCATTGACAATTTGGAATTCTAATGGAGACGAAGGATTCAATTGATTAAGTCGTTCGGCAGCCCATTCTCCAAGCCTTATGTGCCCATGTTTTCTACAAGCGTCGAAGACACTCAGCAGCATGGGAGCAGTGGGTTCAAATGCCATGTTTTTAACAAAATTCTCAAGCTCAATCATGTGCCCATGCCGACTATATAGTTCAATCATGCACTCATGGTGCTCTAACCGAGGCATGACGCAATACTCATTGCTCATTGAATTAAAGTACTGCGTTCCCAACTCAACTAGGCCATCACATATACAAGCAAGCAAAATTCCTTGAAAGGTGACTTGATCTGGCTTTATACCTTCCTCCTCCATTAACCCGAACAATTGGAGTATCTCCCTACCTCTTCGGTTGTGAGAACATCCAAAAATTATGGAGTTCCAGAGAATCACATCCCGTGAACCAGCCTCTTTGAAAACTGTGAGAGCATACTCAAGACAACGACATTTTGAGTACATGTCTACCAAGGCTCCTCTGATCACAATATCAATCTCATAACCATTTCTAATCATAAATCCATGAATTTGTTTGCCATGATCAAGAGCAAAAGTATTCGCACAGGCTGATAAAAGGGTTCCAAATGTAAATTTACTTGGTCTAGTCTCCCACTGCATCTCTGAGAAAATTGTCATAGCTTGTTCGCTCAAGCCATGACAAGCATAGCTAGTCAACAAAGCATTCCATGAAATAATATCCCTCCATTGACTTATTTGGTAAAACCAAACTCGGGCACTTTTTAAGTTCCCACATTTACCATACATGTCAAGAAGGGCATTGCCAACAAAGAGATTAGAAAAGAAACCATTTCGGTAGATAAAACCATGGACCTGTTTTCCCACTTCAACATCTGAAAGACCAGCACACACGTTTAGTATCAATCCAAGCGTGACATGGTCAATGTCTTTAGTTGAATTGCGCATCAAAAATACAAAGTCCAAGGCCTTTTCCCATTGAAGGGAACAGGTGTACCCTGCCAACATTGCATTCCAGGAGATTACATTGCGTTCTGGCATCTGATCGAACAGCTCTCTTGCCTCCCCAGTTTTTCTACTCATTGCATACCCTGACACAATTGAAGTCCAAGAAATCAAATTCTTTGAACCTGGCTGTTCAAATACCCTGCGAGCATTCTCTAGTTTCCCACACTTGACATACATATCAATGACAGAGCTTGAAACAACGTCATTATCCCCAAAACCAACTTTAATCGCAACTCCATGAATTTGCATCCCCTCCTCTAGCGCAGATATTCTTGAACAAGCAATAAGTGCATTAGAGAAAGTAAAATTCAAGGGCCTAACAGCTTCTAGGAACATCTGAAAAAACATAAACACTGCCTCTTTTCCATCATCCACCTCGAGATACCGCCTCACAATCACATTCCAAGAAACAGCAGTTGGATTCTCGATCTCATCAAACATTCTGCGTGCATCAATGATAACCTTACATTTCCCGTATACATCAACAAGTGAACTCTCCAAGATTACATTCCCACAAAACCCATATTTCACAATAAGCCCGTGAATTTGTCTAGAAAGACAAAGAGCCAAGACTGCAGCACAGGACGCAAGAACACTGGCGAACGTGACCTCACTTGCATTAACTCCCAAACCATTCATTACTGAAAACAAGGACAAGGCCTTCCCAGGGCACCCTCCTTGTGCGTAGGCCGTAATCATAGCATTCCAAGACCCCCCATCTCTTTGAGGCATTTCCTCAAACAGCTCCCTCGCATCAACCAAACACCCACATTTTCCATAAGACTCAATTGCCCGGTTCAAAAGAAAAACCGGCGGCGTAGGTGAGAAGGTGACCAAATGGGACTCGACCTTCCGCGCCTCAACAATGGCAAAATTGGCACAACATATTCGGAAGAGACGTGCGTAAAGGGAATAAGGGACGGATACTGGGGCAGCAAAGAGAACGGAAACAGCTTTGCGAAGACGACCCGCTCTGAGGTGAACGAGGATGGTGTTGGTCAAGACTTTGGCGCTGGTGGGTTGAGTATGGGCCCGGTTGGTTCGGCTGTGAAGAAGGCTGTTCAGTATAGAGGCTGCACTCACGCCCATGTAACAACAGCTCGAgggatttgaatttgagttaTGAAAACAGAAGAGGGCTCAGACAGATATGACTTCAGCAGTTAAGCCAGtaataaagaagaaaatgctGCTCTTATAGCTCATTTCAACCgctatgattttttaattttttttaattttttaatttaataattaagtaaatattttttaataatattataattttttatttttttaaaaaatatttaaaaatacataaatgaaaaaacaaaattaaa
Protein-coding sequences here:
- the LOC108981370 gene encoding pentatricopeptide repeat-containing protein At3g26540, yielding MGVSAASILNSLLHSRTNRAHTQPTSAKVLTNTILVHLRAGRLRKAVSVLFAAPVSVPYSLYARLFRICCANFAIVEARKVESHLVTFSPTPPVFLLNRAIESYGKCGCLVDARELFEEMPQRDGGSWNAMITAYAQGGCPGKALSLFSVMNGLGVNASEVTFASVLASCAAVLALCLSRQIHGLIVKYGFCGNVILESSLVDVYGKCKVIIDARRMFDEIENPTAVSWNVIVRRYLEVDDGKEAVFMFFQMFLEAVRPLNFTFSNALIACSRISALEEGMQIHGVAIKVGFGDNDVVSSSVIDMYVKCGKLENARRVFEQPGSKNLISWTSIVSGYAMSRKTGEARELFDQMPERNVISWNAMLAGYTCSLQWEKALDFVFLMRNSTKDIDHVTLGLILNVCAGLSDVEVGKQVHGFIYRNGFFSNLFVGNALLDMYGKCGNLKSARVWFYQISQWRDIISWNALLTSYACHGLSEQAMTIFSEMQWETRPSKFTFGTLLSACANTFALDHGKQIHGFMIRNGYEIDIVIRGALVDMYSKCRCLEYALTVFKEAGSRDVILWNSIIFGCSHNRRGREILQLFGLMEEEGIKPDQVTFQGILLACICDGLVELGTQYFNSMSNEYCVMPRLEHHECMIELYSRHGHMIELENFVKNMAFEPTAPMLLSVFDACRKHGHIRLGEWAAERLNQLNPSSPLEFQIVNGER